From one Coffea eugenioides isolate CCC68of chromosome 11, Ceug_1.0, whole genome shotgun sequence genomic stretch:
- the LOC113752395 gene encoding receptor-like protein EIX2, which yields MIKFTAFIVLWFVFLTGKIDLGLHARAHSNVSCLESERKTLLEFKKDLIDKSNRLASWTGENCCSWEGVGCSRNTRHVVKLDLRNNATFDFDRFWGGDTQNYFSIHGETCLGGQISPSLVNLQHLHYLDLSSNYFAGIRIPAFIGSLKNLRYLNFSNAGFNGTIPPQLGNLSALNYLDLGNKIGSFSFETSHHSLSTKSLWWATSLSSLKHLDLSGADLGEAQDWLQALNKLRFLSLLTLQSCSIYPFPHVAHLNFTSLTSLDLSENEFNSTIPLWLFNLTSLVHLDLSSNSFFGPIVPNNLQHWTSLSYLDLSYNQFNTSLPDPLFTLNNLVHLDMSDNQIQGPLPFSLGNLTSLAVLHMGYNKFKGKIPSAIGQLRELTELDLSGNRFNGTIPSSLWMLSELKSLDLSDNPLSGELRDIHFAQLAQLKDLRLSSPLLALNVSSSWVPPFQLQVIRMRSIKIGPKFPLWLQTQQRVEYLVMSNASISDTIPDWFERVCHGIKYLDFSGNHMMGKPPVCKGNSGHEFRKIFFLESIKFEGPLQLLPTDIAELYLKNNSLQGIIPHPDINMTLDILRVLDLSDNHFIGSIPDSLCSLQMLVVLDLSNNQLSGRIPSCIGKLKTLGALLLANNSLHGHIPISLGHLNDLQSLHLNRNNFTGTVPFSLRHLKKLEYLDLGNNRLEGIIPSWIGDELSRLRILVLESNNFHGDISVSLCKLSSLQVLDLEDNNLTGHIPRCFNNFTAMISTKLDRTDVFVDVYPVIGEEASYREELSVFIKGGMLNYTSSNVAYVRFMGLSGNKLSGEIPVELMSLVGLQGLDLSGNHLSGRIPENIGNLSQLESLDLSKNDLSGPIPQSLSNLNFLSCMNLSFNKLIGRIPSGRQLQTLDDPTIYMGNSGLCGEPLDKSCPDGKSNAGESDGDHEDGKESYFDWFYAGLGPGFAVGLVGFLSVLCFQKSWRYAYFGFLESLFNKVWVEIALLKRKFN from the coding sequence ATGATCAAATTCACTGCATTCATTGTGTTATGGTTTGTTTTCTTAACAGGTAAGATTGATCTTGGTCTCCACGCAAGAGCACATTCAAATGTAAGCTGCCTTGAGAGTGAGCGGAAAACTCTCCTCGAGTTTAAGAAAGATCTAATTGACAAATCAAATCGCTTGGCATCCTGGACCGGAGAAAATTGTTGCTCATGGGAAGGAGTTGGATGTAGCAGGAACACTCGACATGTGGTGAAACTTGATCTGCGCAATAATGCTACTTTTGATTTTGATCGATTTTGGGGAGGGGACACGCAAAATTATTTCTCTATCCATGGTGAAACTTGCTTGGGAGGCCAGATAAGTCCTTCGTTAGTGAACTTGCAGCATTTGCATTACTTGGATTTAAGTTCGAATTATTTTGCAGGAATTCGGATCCCAGCATTTATAGGATCCTTGAaaaatttgagatatttgaactTCTCTAATGCAGGTTTCAATGGGACAATTCCTCCTCAATTAGGAAATCTCTCAGCTTTAAACTATCTGGATCTTGGTAATAAAATTGGAAGTTTTAGTTTTGAGACAAGTCATCATTCTTTGTCGACAAAGAGTCTCTGGTGGGCCACTAGCCTTTCTTCCTTGAAACATTTGGACCTCTCGGGAGCGGACCTAGGCGAGGCTCAAGATTGGTTGCAAGCACTCAACAAACTTCGTTTCTTATCCTTGCTAACATTACAATCCTGTAGTATTTATCCCTTTCCTCATGTTGCACACCTTAATTTCACATCTCTTACCTCCCTCGACCTCAGTGAAAATGAATTTAACTCCACAATCCCTCTCTGGTTGTTTAATTTAACTTCACTGGTTCATCTAGACCTCAGTTCCAACAGTTTTTTTGGTCCAATAGTTCCTAATAACCTTCAACATTGGACTTCACTAAGCTACCTCGATCTTAGctacaatcaattcaatacttCACTGCCCGATCCACTTTTCACTTTGAACAATCTCGTCCATTTGGACATGAGTGATAACCAAATCCAAGGCCCACTCCCCTTCAGCCTAGGCAACCTGACTTCTCTTGCCGTGCTGCACATGGGATATAAcaagtttaaaggcaaaatCCCAAGTGCGATTGGGCAACTTCGAGAACTCACCGAACTCGATCTCAGTGGGAATAGGTTCAATGGTACCATTCCATCCTCTCTTTGGATGCTGAGTGAGTTGAAATCCTTGGATCTATCTGACAATCCATTGAGCGGGGAGCTGCGTGACATTCACTTTGCCCAACTCGCACAACTGAAAGACTTACGCTTATCCTCCCCTCTACTTGCTCTGAACGTGAGTTCCTCATGGGTCCCACCATTCCAGCTTCAAGTTATAAGAATGCGTTCCATCAAGATAGGGCCCAAATTTCCTCTCTGGCTTCAAACTCAGCAAAGAGTCGAATATCTGGTCATGTCTAATGCAAGCATCTCAGATACTATCCCAGATTGGTTTGAGAGAGTGTGTCATGGTATAAAATATTTGGATTTCTCCGGCAATCACATGATGGGAAAACCACCCGTGTGCAAAGGCAACAGTGGTCATGAATTTcgcaaaatattttttttggagTCCATCAAATTCGAGGGGCCTTTGCAATTGTTACCAACAGATATTGCTGAATTGTATCTTAAAAATAACTCACTGCAAGGGATTATTCCACACCCCGACATTAACATGACATTGGATATTCTTCGAGTACTAGATCTCAGTGATAACCACTTCATCGGCAGCATCCCTGATTCGTTGTGCAGCTTACAAATGCTTGTTGTCCTGGATCTTTCTAACAACCAGCTCTCTGGAAGGATCCCCTCATGCATTGGTAAGCTTAAAACGTTGGGTGCGCTACTTCTGGCAAACAACAGTCTCCACGGGCACATTCCAATTTCATTGGGACATCTCAATGATCTCCAGTCTTTGCACTTGAACCGAAACAATTTTACAGGGACGGTCCCATTCTCTCTGAGACATCTGAAAAAATTGGAGTACCTGGATCTTGGAAATAATAGACTGGAAGGCATTATACCATCTTGGATTGGGGATGAACTATCTCGTCTGAGGATCCTTGTGCTTGAATCTAATAATTTCCACGGTGACATTTCCGTGAGCCTCTGCAAATTATCATCCCTTCAGGTTTTAGATTTGGAAGACAACAACTTAACTGGCCATATACCTCGCTGTTTTAACAACTTTACAGCAATGATTTCGACAAAATTGGACCGGACAGATGTTTTTGTCGATGTTTATCCTGTAATCGGTGAGGAAGCAAGCTATAGGGAAGAACTTTCAGTTTTCATCAAAGGAGGAATGTTGAACTACACCTCAAGCAATGTGGCATATGTTAGATTCATGGGGCTCTCGGGAAATAAACTAAGCGGGGAAATACCCGTCGAGTTAATGTCTCTTGTTGGATTGCAGGGTTTGGATTTATCTGGGAACCATCTAAGTGGAAGAATCCCAGAAAACATTGGGAACTTGAGCCAACTTGAGTCTCTAGATTTATCCAAAAATGACCTTTCCGGTCCAATTCCTCAAAGTTTGTCGAACTTAAATTTTCTGAGCTGCATGAACTTGTCGTTCAACAAGCTAATTGGTCGAATTCCATCCGGACGTCAACTGCAGACATTAGACGACCCAACCATTTACATGGGAAACAGTGGACTTTGTGGTGAACCGCTAGACAAAAGCTGCCCTGATGGTAAATCAAATGCCGGAGAATCTGATGGTGATCATGAGGATGGCAAGGAGTCTTATTTTGATTGGTTTTATGCTGGTTTGGGACCTGGTTTTGCTGTTGGACTCGTGGGATTCCTCAGTGTTCTATGTTTCCAAAAGTCATGGCGTTATGCATACTTCGGATTTCTGGAGAGCTTGTTCAATAAAGTATGGGTAGAAATTGCATTGCTAAAAAGGAAGTTTAATTGA